In Amycolatopsis sp. EV170708-02-1, the following are encoded in one genomic region:
- a CDS encoding S8 family peptidase — MSKSRKNLKSRKTRSGLVAGVALAGVTAAVATFGAGAANAEQQGEIRGAGAANAVGGSYIVVLKPTAVGQGVAAASEITANVAAKAQGLTGQYGTTLSRTFGSALNGFSIKADEAAAKRLAADPQVAYVVQNKTFKISETQDNPPSWGLDRVDQADLPLDNKYTYPTKADNVTAYVIDTGVRGSHKDFGDRAAGGKDFVDNDDTPNDEHGHGTHVAGTIGGTDHGLAKGVKIVGVRVLDANGSGTTEGVVAGVDWVAANAKGPSVANMSLGGGADDALDAAVKGAIDKGVTFALAAGNESSDAGTTSPARVKEAITVAASDKTDKQASFSNYGSVVDLYAPGVDITSSWATGDDATNTISGTSMAAPHVAGAAALYLSAHPDATPAQVAEGLVGAAADGKISNPTGGTANKLLQVK, encoded by the coding sequence GTGAGCAAGTCCCGGAAGAACCTGAAGTCCCGAAAGACCCGTAGCGGCCTCGTGGCGGGAGTCGCCCTCGCCGGTGTGACCGCGGCGGTCGCCACGTTCGGCGCGGGTGCGGCCAACGCCGAGCAGCAGGGCGAGATCCGCGGCGCCGGTGCGGCCAACGCGGTCGGCGGCAGCTACATCGTCGTCCTCAAGCCCACCGCGGTCGGCCAGGGCGTCGCCGCGGCGAGCGAGATCACCGCGAACGTGGCCGCCAAGGCGCAGGGCCTCACCGGTCAGTACGGCACCACGCTGTCCCGCACCTTCGGCTCGGCGCTGAACGGCTTCTCGATCAAGGCCGACGAGGCCGCCGCGAAGCGTCTCGCCGCCGACCCGCAGGTCGCGTACGTCGTCCAGAACAAGACGTTCAAGATCAGCGAGACCCAGGACAACCCGCCGTCGTGGGGCCTGGACCGGGTCGACCAGGCGGACCTTCCGCTCGACAACAAGTACACCTACCCGACGAAGGCCGACAACGTCACCGCCTACGTCATCGACACCGGTGTCCGCGGCTCGCACAAGGACTTCGGTGACCGCGCGGCCGGCGGCAAGGACTTCGTCGACAACGACGACACCCCCAACGACGAGCACGGCCACGGCACGCACGTCGCCGGCACCATCGGCGGCACGGACCACGGCCTGGCCAAGGGCGTCAAGATCGTCGGCGTCCGCGTGCTGGACGCCAACGGCAGCGGCACCACCGAGGGTGTCGTCGCCGGTGTCGACTGGGTCGCGGCAAACGCCAAGGGCCCGTCGGTCGCCAACATGAGCCTGGGCGGCGGCGCGGACGACGCGCTGGACGCGGCGGTCAAGGGCGCCATCGACAAGGGCGTGACCTTCGCGCTCGCGGCGGGCAACGAGTCCTCCGACGCCGGCACCACTTCGCCCGCCCGGGTGAAGGAGGCCATCACGGTGGCCGCCAGCGACAAGACCGACAAGCAGGCCAGCTTCTCGAACTACGGTTCGGTGGTCGACCTGTACGCGCCGGGTGTCGACATCACCTCGTCGTGGGCGACCGGTGACGACGCCACCAACACCATCAGCGGTACCTCGATGGCCGCGCCGCACGTCGCCGGTGCCGCCGCGCTGTACCTCTCGGCGCACCCTGACGCCACCCCGGCCCAGGTCGCCGAAGGCCTGGTCGGTGCCGCCGCGGACGGCAAGATCAGCAACCCGACCGGTGGAACGGCGAACAAGCTGCTCCAGGTCAAGTAA